In the genome of cyanobacterium endosymbiont of Braarudosphaera bigelowii, one region contains:
- the clpB gene encoding ATP-dependent chaperone ClpB, translated as MQPTDSAKFTEQAWDAIVKSQEVARRFQNQNLEVEHLMLSLLEQEKGLTLQILEQLEINKIEFVQYVETFTDKQPKLIAVDQLYLGRNLDLLLDKANVLCTQWNDKYITVQHLLISFTEDKRLGKHFLKSFQLERKDVEKAVKIVKEIQKITQNDQGIAYEALKKFGRDLTEQAKQGKLDPVIGRDEEIRRLIQILSRRSKNNPVLIGEPGVGKTAIAEGLAQRIINGDVPDSLKNRQLISLDMGSLVAGAKYRGEFEERLHKVMREVTNSNGQIVLFIDEVHTVVGAGSREGSSMDAGNLLKPMLARGELRCIGASTLDEYRKHIEKDPALERRFQQVYVNQPSVEDTISILRGLKERYEVHHGVKITDAALVAASKLSDRYITGRFLPDKAIDLVDEAAAKLKMEITSKPVELEDIDRRLMQLQMEKLSLQSEEKRATLKVDSVSQKSLERIEREIKDLENIHKRLDDQWRLEKQMLEEINTLKEEEEQLRVQVEQAERAYDLNKAAQLKYGRLEGLQNDLKEKETKLINIQSQSETFFREQVTESDIAEIVAGWSGIPTNRLLGSERKKLLELEGYLHKQIIGQEEAVAAVAAAIRRARAGIKDPSRPIGSFLFMGPTGVGKTELARAIAAFLFDSQDAMIRIDMSEYMEKHTVSKLIGAPPGYIGYDQGGQLSEAVRRRPYSVILLDEIEKAHVDVFNILLQILDDGRVTDSQGRIVDFCNTIIIMTSNIGSEYILDIVGNNNSYEVMRKEVLMSLSKHFRPEFLNRIDDLIIFHALQKEHLRRIVTLQIKRIERLLEEQNICLQLSGAALDHIVDTGYDPVYGVRPLKRAIQRELENPVATKILDMTFTSGDVILVDLESNKLFFRKK; from the coding sequence ATGCAACCAACTGATTCTGCAAAATTTACCGAACAAGCTTGGGATGCCATTGTAAAATCGCAAGAAGTAGCCCGACGTTTCCAAAATCAAAACCTAGAAGTAGAACATTTGATGCTTTCACTTCTCGAGCAAGAAAAGGGGTTAACTTTACAAATACTGGAACAATTAGAAATCAATAAAATTGAATTTGTTCAATATGTAGAAACTTTTACAGATAAACAACCCAAGTTAATTGCTGTTGATCAGCTATATCTGGGAAGAAATTTAGATTTGTTGCTAGATAAAGCTAATGTTTTATGCACACAATGGAATGATAAATATATTACAGTTCAACATCTTTTGATTAGCTTCACTGAAGATAAGAGACTTGGAAAACACTTCTTGAAAAGTTTTCAGTTAGAAAGAAAAGATGTAGAAAAAGCAGTCAAGATAGTGAAAGAGATTCAGAAAATTACCCAAAATGATCAAGGGATAGCTTACGAAGCTTTAAAAAAATTTGGACGAGACCTTACTGAACAAGCTAAGCAAGGTAAGCTAGATCCAGTTATTGGAAGAGATGAAGAGATACGTCGTCTGATCCAAATTTTATCTCGTCGCTCTAAAAATAATCCTGTTTTAATTGGAGAACCTGGTGTTGGCAAAACTGCTATAGCTGAGGGGTTAGCACAACGTATTATTAATGGTGACGTTCCTGACTCTCTTAAAAATCGTCAATTAATATCTCTAGATATGGGAAGTTTAGTTGCTGGTGCAAAATATAGGGGAGAATTTGAAGAACGTTTACATAAAGTTATGCGGGAAGTTACAAATTCTAATGGACAAATTGTATTATTTATTGATGAAGTCCACACTGTTGTAGGAGCGGGATCACGAGAAGGAAGCTCTATGGATGCAGGTAATCTCTTAAAGCCTATGCTAGCAAGAGGAGAACTACGTTGTATTGGTGCAAGTACATTAGATGAGTATCGTAAACATATCGAAAAAGATCCAGCATTAGAAAGACGTTTTCAACAAGTATATGTGAATCAGCCTAGTGTGGAAGATACTATATCTATTTTACGAGGGCTTAAAGAACGTTATGAAGTTCACCATGGAGTTAAAATTACAGATGCTGCCTTAGTGGCTGCGTCTAAGCTCTCTGATAGGTATATCACTGGAAGATTCTTGCCTGACAAAGCGATTGATCTTGTTGATGAAGCTGCAGCAAAACTAAAAATGGAAATTACGTCTAAACCAGTTGAATTAGAAGATATTGACCGCCGTTTAATGCAATTACAAATGGAAAAACTTTCTTTACAAAGTGAAGAGAAAAGAGCAACTTTGAAAGTAGACTCAGTTTCCCAAAAAAGTTTAGAAAGAATTGAAAGAGAAATTAAAGATTTAGAAAATATTCATAAGAGATTAGATGACCAGTGGAGATTAGAAAAACAAATGCTAGAAGAAATTAATACTTTGAAAGAAGAAGAAGAGCAGTTAAGAGTTCAAGTAGAACAGGCAGAAAGAGCATATGATTTAAATAAGGCAGCTCAACTTAAATATGGTAGGCTTGAAGGCCTACAAAATGATTTAAAAGAGAAAGAGACAAAATTAATTAATATTCAATCTCAAAGCGAAACCTTTTTTCGAGAACAAGTAACTGAATCTGATATTGCGGAAATAGTAGCTGGATGGTCTGGAATTCCAACTAATCGTTTGCTAGGTTCAGAAAGAAAAAAGTTACTTGAATTGGAAGGTTATTTACATAAACAAATTATTGGCCAAGAAGAAGCAGTTGCGGCTGTTGCGGCTGCAATTCGTAGAGCTAGAGCTGGAATTAAGGACCCTTCTCGTCCTATTGGCTCTTTTCTCTTTATGGGACCTACTGGAGTAGGTAAAACTGAATTGGCTCGTGCAATTGCTGCATTTCTTTTTGATTCTCAAGATGCAATGATTCGTATTGATATGTCAGAATATATGGAAAAACATACTGTTTCTAAGCTAATTGGTGCTCCTCCTGGTTATATAGGCTATGACCAGGGTGGTCAGCTTTCAGAAGCAGTACGTCGTAGGCCTTATTCAGTAATTTTATTAGATGAAATAGAGAAAGCTCATGTTGATGTTTTTAACATTCTTTTACAAATTCTTGATGATGGTCGTGTAACTGATTCTCAAGGACGTATAGTAGATTTTTGTAATACTATTATTATTATGACTAGCAATATTGGAAGTGAATACATTTTAGATATAGTAGGAAATAATAATAGCTATGAGGTAATGAGAAAAGAAGTCCTAATGTCACTGAGCAAACACTTTAGACCAGAATTTTTAAATCGTATTGATGATTTAATAATATTTCATGCACTTCAAAAAGAACATTTGAGACGTATCGTGACACTACAAATTAAACGTATAGAACGTTTACTAGAAGAACAAAACATTTGTTTACAATTAAGTGGTGCAGCCCTTGACCATATTGTAGATACTGGATACGATCCAGTATATGGGGTAAGACCTTTAAAGAGAGCAATCCAACGGGAGTTAGAAAATCCAGTAGCTACAAAAATTCTAGATATGACTTTTACTTCTGGTGATGTTATTTTAGTTGATTTAGAATCTAATAAGCTATTTTTTCGTAAAAAGTGA
- the topA gene encoding type I DNA topoisomerase, with protein MSTLVIVESPTKARTIRNFLPNEYQVEASMGHVRDLPASASEIPASYKGKNWANLGVNIENNFDPIYVIPKDKKKVVQGLKIALKNVDELILATDEDREGESISWHLLQILKPKVPIKRMVFHEITRDAIKKSLNNCRDINENLVHAQETRRILDRLYGYTLSPLLWKKIAWGLSAGRVQSVAVRLLVQKEQERLSFESGEYWNLKVLLEKEKFFFEAKLISISGKKVAVGSDFDSKTGKVSHNRNVILLNEQEANILKEKLEDETKLWNIAKVEEKQVNNKPSPPFTTSTLQQESNRKLGISARDTMRTAQKLYEEGYITYMRTDSVNLSSEAINAARACVTQKYGEEFLSPRPRKYTTTSKGAQEAHEAIRPAGNNFLTPKETELSDQAFSLYDLIWKRTVACQMADAKLTQISVVIEVDNAEFRAYGKRIDFPGFFRAYVEGSDNPETVLESQEIILPYLQERDQLKCEKIDVLDHKTQPPARYTEASLVKVLEKEGIGRPSTYASIIGTIRDRGYSQMRSKALVPTFTAFAVVSLLETYFPDLVDTTFTSTMEQALDEIATGEVQRVPYLEQFYFGDKGLDTQVKVRTDEINPNLAKAINLNNLDTTIKIGKFGPYIEVEQDGKIITASIPTNLTPSDLNIDQVIKLLKQKTEGPEKIGLHPETGEPIYLLIGSYGPYVQLGEITEENKKPKRTSLPKNINPEDVNLEIALGLLALPLLLGTHPDTQANIKVNIGRFGPYVVHDQGKKGKDYRSLKKEDDLLTISLDRALELLSQPKLMRGRKAKKPLKELGLHPEDSEPINIYEGPYGIYINHKKINVGLSEKETVDSITLEKALKLLSKKTPVKKKNTRKTVKKKTTATKKRKKD; from the coding sequence ATGTCAACTCTTGTTATTGTTGAATCACCTACTAAAGCTCGCACTATAAGAAATTTTTTACCTAATGAATATCAGGTAGAAGCTTCTATGGGACATGTACGAGATCTTCCAGCCTCAGCAAGTGAAATTCCTGCTTCTTATAAAGGTAAAAACTGGGCAAATTTAGGTGTTAATATAGAAAATAATTTCGATCCTATTTATGTTATTCCAAAAGATAAAAAGAAAGTAGTCCAAGGGTTGAAAATAGCTTTAAAAAATGTAGATGAGCTGATATTAGCTACAGATGAAGATAGAGAAGGAGAAAGTATTAGTTGGCATTTACTGCAAATTTTAAAACCTAAAGTACCTATTAAGCGTATGGTTTTTCATGAAATTACCAGAGATGCAATTAAGAAATCTTTGAATAATTGTCGTGATATTAACGAAAACTTAGTCCATGCTCAAGAAACTAGGAGGATACTGGACCGTTTATATGGTTATACACTTTCTCCTTTGCTTTGGAAAAAGATTGCTTGGGGATTATCTGCTGGTAGAGTACAATCAGTAGCAGTGCGTTTACTAGTGCAAAAAGAACAAGAACGTCTTAGTTTTGAATCTGGTGAATATTGGAATTTAAAGGTTTTATTAGAAAAAGAAAAATTTTTTTTTGAAGCTAAATTAATAAGTATCTCTGGAAAAAAAGTTGCCGTAGGTTCAGACTTTGATTCTAAAACTGGCAAAGTATCTCATAATCGAAATGTTATTCTTCTTAATGAACAAGAAGCTAATATTCTGAAAGAAAAATTAGAAGATGAAACTAAACTTTGGAATATAGCTAAAGTTGAAGAAAAACAGGTTAATAATAAACCTTCTCCTCCTTTTACAACCTCAACCTTGCAGCAAGAATCTAATCGAAAGTTAGGTATCTCGGCACGGGATACTATGCGAACAGCTCAGAAGCTTTATGAGGAAGGCTATATTACTTATATGCGTACAGATTCTGTGAATCTGTCTAGTGAAGCTATTAATGCAGCCAGAGCATGTGTAACTCAAAAATATGGAGAAGAATTTTTAAGTCCTCGCCCACGCAAATATACCACTACAAGTAAAGGAGCACAAGAAGCTCATGAAGCAATCCGTCCAGCAGGCAATAATTTTCTTACACCTAAAGAAACAGAATTGTCTGATCAAGCATTTTCTCTTTATGATCTTATCTGGAAAAGGACTGTAGCATGTCAAATGGCTGATGCAAAGTTAACACAAATTTCAGTAGTCATAGAAGTAGACAATGCAGAATTTCGAGCTTATGGAAAACGTATAGATTTCCCAGGATTTTTCCGTGCCTATGTTGAAGGATCAGACAATCCTGAAACAGTACTAGAGAGCCAAGAAATTATACTTCCATATCTTCAAGAAAGAGATCAGCTAAAATGCGAAAAGATAGATGTACTAGATCATAAAACTCAGCCTCCTGCACGTTACACTGAGGCATCTTTAGTGAAAGTATTGGAGAAAGAAGGTATTGGTCGTCCTAGTACATATGCTAGTATCATTGGGACTATACGTGATCGTGGTTATTCTCAAATGCGCAGTAAAGCATTAGTACCAACTTTCACAGCATTTGCTGTTGTAAGCTTACTAGAGACCTACTTTCCTGATTTAGTAGATACAACGTTTACTTCAACAATGGAACAGGCACTTGATGAAATTGCTACAGGAGAAGTACAAAGAGTTCCTTATTTGGAACAATTCTATTTTGGTGACAAGGGTTTAGATACTCAAGTAAAAGTACGTACTGACGAAATTAATCCAAATTTAGCCAAGGCTATTAATCTAAATAATTTGGATACAACAATTAAAATTGGGAAGTTTGGTCCTTATATAGAAGTAGAACAAGACGGGAAGATCATAACTGCTTCCATTCCAACAAATTTGACTCCATCCGATTTAAATATTGATCAAGTCATAAAATTATTAAAACAAAAAACTGAAGGCCCAGAGAAGATTGGATTACATCCTGAGACTGGTGAACCTATTTATTTATTAATTGGTAGTTATGGGCCATATGTTCAGCTAGGAGAAATTACAGAAGAAAACAAAAAGCCTAAAAGAACTTCTTTACCTAAAAATATTAATCCTGAAGATGTAAACTTAGAAATAGCTCTAGGATTACTAGCATTACCTCTTCTACTGGGAACTCATCCAGATACCCAAGCGAATATTAAAGTTAACATCGGAAGATTTGGGCCCTATGTAGTACATGATCAAGGAAAAAAAGGAAAAGATTATAGATCCCTTAAAAAAGAAGATGATCTATTAACCATTTCTCTAGATAGAGCACTGGAATTACTATCTCAGCCGAAACTTATGAGAGGTCGAAAAGCAAAAAAACCATTAAAAGAATTAGGGCTTCATCCTGAAGATAGCGAGCCTATTAATATTTACGAAGGACCTTATGGTATTTATATTAACCATAAAAAAATAAATGTGGGCTTATCAGAAAAGGAAACAGTTGATAGTATTACCTTAGAAAAAGCATTAAAATTGTTATCAAAGAAAACACCTGTTAAGAAGAAAAATACTAGGAAAACCGTAAAAAAGAAAACAACTGCTACAAAGAAAAGAAAAAAGGATTAA
- a CDS encoding phosphomannose isomerase type II C-terminal cupin domain: protein MRTPPWGTVTILEESIHYRINRIEVKPGQHISTQMHYHRSEHWIVVSGTAKVIFNGKEHLLKQKESTYVPMNTRHRVENPGVIPLVMIEVQNGEYLGDDDIIRFSD from the coding sequence ATGCGTACACCTCCTTGGGGTACTGTAACTATTTTAGAAGAAAGTATTCATTATCGTATTAATCGTATCGAGGTTAAGCCTGGTCAACATATCAGTACTCAAATGCACTATCATAGGAGCGAACATTGGATCGTAGTTTCTGGAACAGCTAAAGTTATTTTCAATGGGAAAGAACATCTTCTAAAACAAAAAGAATCAACTTATGTCCCTATGAACACTAGGCATCGTGTAGAAAATCCAGGTGTTATTCCTCTAGTAATGATTGAAGTACAAAATGGAGAATATTTAGGTGATGATGATATTATCCGTTTTTCTGACTGA
- the rpsB gene encoding 30S ribosomal protein S2 gives MPVVSLSELLESGVHFGHQTRRWNPKMSQYIYTARNGVHIIDLVQTAQLMEDAYRYVRNGSDKGKRFLFVGTKRQAAGIIAQEASRCGANYVNQRWLGGMLTNWETIKTRVERLKELEAMEEDGQIERRPKKEGAVLRRELGKLQKYLGGIKTMRRPPDVVVIVDQRREYNAIQECQKLGIPMISLLDTNCDPDYADIPIPANDDAIRSIKLILGKLADAIHEGSHSRLEANDDYETLGESLTENNDEKSEEVDPLLPNIESENVEEKEI, from the coding sequence ATGCCAGTAGTATCTCTTTCTGAATTACTAGAATCTGGAGTTCATTTTGGACACCAAACCCGTCGCTGGAATCCCAAGATGTCCCAGTATATCTATACAGCTCGTAATGGAGTTCATATTATTGACTTAGTGCAGACTGCACAGTTAATGGAAGATGCTTATCGGTATGTCCGTAATGGGTCTGATAAAGGAAAAAGATTTTTGTTTGTGGGGACTAAAAGACAAGCAGCAGGAATTATTGCTCAAGAGGCTTCTCGCTGTGGAGCTAACTATGTTAATCAACGTTGGTTAGGTGGAATGCTTACTAATTGGGAGACTATTAAAACCCGAGTTGAGCGTCTAAAAGAATTAGAAGCAATGGAAGAAGATGGTCAGATTGAAAGACGTCCAAAAAAAGAAGGCGCAGTATTGAGAAGAGAATTAGGTAAATTGCAAAAATATTTAGGAGGTATTAAAACAATGCGACGACCTCCTGATGTTGTTGTTATTGTAGATCAACGACGTGAATACAATGCTATCCAAGAATGTCAAAAACTAGGTATTCCAATGATTTCTTTATTGGATACTAACTGTGATCCTGACTATGCAGATATTCCTATCCCAGCTAATGATGATGCAATTCGTTCTATTAAACTAATTTTAGGAAAATTGGCGGATGCTATACATGAAGGCTCTCATAGTCGTTTAGAGGCAAACGATGACTACGAGACTCTTGGCGAAAGTCTCACAGAAAATAATGATGAGAAAAGTGAAGAAGTTGATCCTCTATTACCCAATATAGAAAGTGAAAATGTAGAAGAGAAAGAAATTTAA
- the ispF gene encoding 2-C-methyl-D-erythritol 2,4-cyclodiphosphate synthase has translation MVDIRIGNGYDIHRLVLGRPLILGGVQIPHKFGLLGHSDADVLTHSIMDAMLGALSLGDIGHYFPPSDSQWANANSLVLLKQVDQLVKSEGWYVGNIDSTIIAEKPKIKPHIQVIKERLSQTLNICENEISIKATTNERLGPVGREKGISSYAVILLFKGL, from the coding sequence ATGGTAGATATTCGAATTGGCAATGGATATGATATTCACCGCCTTGTCTTAGGAAGACCTTTAATTTTAGGAGGTGTTCAAATTCCTCATAAATTTGGTTTACTAGGTCATAGTGATGCAGATGTCTTAACTCATTCTATTATGGACGCAATGCTAGGAGCATTAAGTTTAGGAGATATTGGTCACTATTTTCCACCTTCTGATTCTCAATGGGCAAATGCCAATAGTTTGGTATTATTGAAACAAGTAGATCAGCTGGTTAAATCAGAAGGATGGTATGTTGGAAATATAGATTCAACGATTATTGCTGAAAAACCTAAAATAAAACCTCATATTCAAGTTATTAAGGAAAGACTTTCTCAAACTTTAAATATTTGTGAAAATGAAATATCTATCAAGGCAACTACTAATGAGAGGTTAGGACCAGTAGGAAGAGAAAAAGGAATATCTTCTTATGCGGTAATCTTATTATTTAAAGGCTTATAG
- a CDS encoding glycosyltransferase has product MRIALFTETFLPKIDGIVTRLCQTIDYLQRSGDQVMVFSPNGGIEEYKGAEIYGANGIPLPLYPELKLAFPTPTIGKKLEIFKPDLIHVVNPAFLGLGGIYFSKSKNIPLVASYHTHLPQYLKHYGLGSLEGLLWKFLKLAHNQAQLNLCTSTAMVKALENQGIQRVKLWQKGVDTEMFQPGLASNKMRSYLSEGHPNDSLLLYVGRVSSEKQIDKIKPILEAIPNTRLAIVGNGPNREALKVHFSGTKTHFVGYLQGLELVSAFASADAFIFPSSTETLGLVLLESMAAGCPVIAANSGGIPDIVTDKINGYLFDPDDPNGAIVATKRLLENKTEREQVQKNARKEAEKWAWPMATNQLRNYYKTVINSKL; this is encoded by the coding sequence ATGCGAATTGCTTTATTCACAGAAACTTTCTTACCTAAAATTGATGGTATTGTTACACGTTTATGTCAAACGATTGACTATCTACAACGTTCTGGCGATCAAGTCATGGTATTTTCTCCTAATGGAGGAATAGAAGAATATAAGGGAGCAGAAATTTATGGAGCTAACGGTATTCCATTACCTCTTTATCCTGAATTGAAATTAGCTTTTCCTACTCCTACTATTGGCAAAAAGTTAGAAATATTCAAACCAGATTTAATACATGTAGTAAATCCGGCCTTTCTTGGATTAGGAGGAATCTATTTTTCTAAATCTAAAAATATTCCCTTAGTTGCCTCGTATCATACCCATTTACCTCAATATCTAAAACATTATGGTTTGGGTTCATTAGAAGGATTATTGTGGAAATTTTTAAAGTTAGCTCATAATCAGGCACAGCTAAATTTATGCACTTCGACGGCAATGGTGAAAGCACTAGAAAATCAAGGTATTCAAAGGGTGAAACTATGGCAAAAAGGTGTAGATACAGAAATGTTCCAGCCCGGATTAGCATCTAATAAAATGCGTTCATATCTATCAGAAGGACATCCTAATGATTCTTTATTACTTTATGTGGGAAGGGTTTCATCTGAAAAACAAATTGATAAAATAAAACCTATTTTAGAAGCAATACCGAATACTCGCTTAGCGATTGTTGGTAATGGCCCTAACAGAGAAGCATTAAAAGTACATTTCTCTGGTACTAAAACTCATTTTGTTGGCTATCTTCAAGGATTAGAGCTAGTATCGGCTTTTGCTTCTGCAGATGCTTTTATTTTCCCTTCTAGTACTGAAACACTGGGACTAGTTTTGTTAGAATCCATGGCTGCAGGGTGTCCTGTCATAGCAGCTAATTCTGGAGGAATTCCTGATATTGTGACTGACAAAATTAATGGTTACTTATTTGATCCTGATGATCCAAATGGAGCAATTGTTGCAACTAAACGTTTATTAGAAAATAAAACTGAGAGAGAACAGGTACAAAAAAATGCTCGTAAAGAAGCAGAGAAGTGGGCATGGCCTATGGCTACTAATCAATTAAGAAATTACTATAAGACTGTAATTAATTCAAAATTGTGA
- a CDS encoding LptF/LptG family permease: MPLQTIFMKAIKFLGHFLKILPVENVWSFYLIDRYILSQLVGPLVFSVGLVSVLGVAIGYLSDLANKVVESNLPLIQALEIILLKIPEFTAYALPISMMLSTLLTYGRLSNDSELIALRVCGASLYRLVIPAFIVSLIMTGITFMFSELIVPAANYRVTSILVEHLQEERPYWQNKDIFYPDYEKVVLPDGSTEKQLKHLFFAEKFDGHKLETLTVLEWLEKKLNRIVVSDSATWNRQEETWDFFNGTIYQLAPDSSYQDTYSFKHRQLPLTKAAFEFAQQGRDPYEMNIFQAQKYMKILRVMEDEQKLRTFQVRIQQKIAFPFICVVFGVIGSALGTSPQYINRAIGFGLSVVVVFVYYLLGFLIGSLGLIGLVSPFIAGWLPNIIGLGIGVYLLYWFAES; the protein is encoded by the coding sequence ATGCCTCTACAAACAATATTTATGAAAGCTATTAAATTTTTAGGCCACTTTCTAAAAATATTACCAGTTGAGAATGTTTGGTCCTTTTATTTGATAGACCGCTACATCCTATCACAACTAGTAGGACCACTAGTTTTTTCAGTTGGTTTAGTGTCCGTACTTGGAGTAGCTATTGGTTATTTATCTGATCTGGCGAATAAAGTAGTAGAGTCTAATTTACCTTTAATACAAGCATTAGAAATAATACTATTAAAAATTCCAGAATTTACTGCCTATGCATTACCGATCTCCATGATGTTAAGTACTTTATTAACTTATGGGCGTCTAAGCAATGATAGTGAATTAATTGCCTTACGAGTTTGTGGAGCTAGTCTTTACCGCTTAGTTATACCCGCTTTTATCGTAAGTCTGATAATGACAGGCATAACTTTTATGTTTAGTGAATTGATAGTTCCAGCAGCTAATTATCGTGTTACTAGTATATTAGTTGAACATCTTCAGGAAGAACGACCGTATTGGCAAAATAAAGATATTTTTTATCCTGATTATGAAAAAGTAGTTCTTCCTGATGGAAGTACTGAAAAACAACTTAAGCATTTATTTTTTGCAGAAAAATTTGATGGTCACAAGCTTGAAACCTTAACAGTATTAGAGTGGCTTGAAAAGAAATTAAATCGTATTGTCGTTTCAGATTCAGCAACATGGAATAGACAAGAAGAAACCTGGGATTTTTTCAATGGTACTATTTATCAATTAGCTCCAGATTCTTCCTATCAAGATACTTACTCTTTTAAACATAGACAATTACCTCTCACTAAGGCTGCTTTTGAGTTTGCTCAACAAGGACGTGACCCTTATGAAATGAATATTTTTCAAGCACAAAAATATATGAAAATTTTAAGAGTTATGGAAGATGAGCAAAAACTCCGTACTTTTCAGGTTAGAATTCAACAGAAGATAGCCTTTCCATTTATATGTGTTGTATTTGGAGTGATTGGATCTGCTCTAGGTACAAGCCCTCAATATATAAACCGTGCTATAGGATTTGGCTTAAGTGTAGTAGTAGTATTTGTATACTATCTTCTTGGTTTCTTGATTGGTAGTTTGGGGTTGATAGGTCTAGTTTCACCATTTATTGCTGGTTGGCTACCAAATATTATTGGATTGGGTATAGGAGTATATTTACTTTATTGGTTTGCTGAATCTTAA
- a CDS encoding bifunctional riboflavin kinase/FAD synthetase: MIHRKFGVWIPSSINNARTPTAVALGNFDGIHLGHRQVLKPILKLTKEYTPTVVTFEPHPQEFFSGESRQLLTPTNEKIQILSSLKIKQLIRLPFNQDLASLSPLEFVVDILINKLNVKYISVGENFYFGYKRTGTVELLRDFTERFGISVHTTKLQTFLNSNRKTPLRISSSRIRKYLTDGNMTEVKQMLGYSYFLRGLVVSGQKIGRTIGFPTANLKLPEDKLLPCDGVYCVYVELENKNISKGVINIGKRPTINSGSTVEVHLLDWSGNLYGKTLTVYLEKFLRSEQKFSSLKTLKDQIEQDCRKARSILI; the protein is encoded by the coding sequence ATGATACACAGGAAATTCGGTGTATGGATACCATCTTCAATTAATAATGCTAGGACACCCACAGCAGTCGCTTTAGGAAACTTTGATGGAATTCATCTTGGGCATCGACAGGTCCTTAAACCAATTTTAAAACTAACTAAGGAATATACTCCTACTGTAGTTACTTTTGAACCCCATCCCCAAGAGTTTTTTAGTGGAGAATCTCGTCAGCTGTTAACGCCTACAAACGAAAAAATTCAAATACTAAGCTCTCTTAAAATTAAACAATTAATCCGATTGCCATTTAATCAAGATTTAGCATCTCTTAGTCCTTTAGAGTTTGTCGTAGACATTTTAATTAATAAGTTAAACGTAAAATATATTTCAGTTGGAGAAAATTTTTACTTTGGATACAAAAGGACAGGAACAGTCGAGCTTTTAAGAGATTTTACAGAAAGATTTGGGATTTCTGTCCACACTACAAAATTACAAACTTTTTTGAATTCTAATAGAAAGACTCCTTTACGAATTAGTAGCTCTAGAATTCGTAAATATTTAACAGATGGAAATATGACAGAAGTTAAGCAAATGTTAGGATACTCCTATTTTTTAAGAGGTCTTGTTGTCTCTGGACAAAAAATAGGAAGAACAATTGGATTTCCTACTGCTAACCTAAAACTACCTGAGGATAAACTATTACCTTGTGATGGAGTTTATTGTGTTTATGTAGAACTTGAAAATAAAAATATCAGTAAAGGAGTAATTAACATAGGAAAACGTCCAACGATTAATAGTGGTTCGACAGTAGAAGTACACTTATTAGATTGGTCTGGTAATTTGTATGGTAAAACACTAACTGTTTATTTAGAAAAGTTTTTACGTTCTGAGCAAAAGTTTTCATCTTTAAAAACTCTAAAAGATCAAATTGAACAAGATTGTAGAAAAGCAAGGTCAATATTAATATAA